A stretch of Acidimicrobiales bacterium DNA encodes these proteins:
- a CDS encoding RDD family protein, protein MISPTSSPPPPLPPTAATGASPPADPTAVVGRRIVAYLIDFVLYAAVAIGTTAAVASSETMRSSFEAESVCSILNNAPDVDALCITSGSDIILLEFGDFSTIFLVSAVFALVTQLILPTITGFTPGKAMVGLRIVNQETFAKAGFGAQLGRLLLWAADGFPYCFPLVALVTGLSSTGHRRVGDMATNTVVIDKMWVDHPLPIPGLTGDAATAPTAVAAPFGASTPPPPAPTTTPPTAPPVIAPPTAPPAPSPAAPPPPAAGPPVAPPASAPPAPRPPVDPPPPRSFADETVIREPEPPAPRPPVDPPAPEAFADETVVLEPEPAPPEPAPPAPPAPTPPPAPTPPPAPDPAPPAPAQPGIDAPQWDAARDTYIQWDPELAEWMEWSEAAGAWIPISQ, encoded by the coding sequence GTGATTTCTCCCACGTCGAGTCCTCCGCCGCCCCTGCCCCCGACCGCCGCCACCGGCGCATCGCCGCCCGCGGATCCGACCGCGGTGGTGGGTCGGCGCATCGTCGCGTACCTGATCGACTTCGTCCTCTATGCCGCGGTCGCCATCGGCACCACAGCGGCCGTTGCGTCGTCCGAGACGATGCGGTCGAGCTTCGAGGCGGAGAGCGTCTGTTCGATCCTCAACAACGCGCCGGACGTCGATGCGCTGTGCATCACCTCCGGCTCCGACATCATCCTGCTCGAGTTCGGCGACTTCTCGACGATCTTCCTCGTCTCGGCCGTCTTCGCCCTGGTCACCCAGCTGATCCTTCCGACCATCACCGGCTTCACACCGGGCAAGGCCATGGTCGGGCTCCGGATCGTGAACCAGGAGACCTTCGCCAAGGCGGGGTTCGGCGCCCAACTCGGCCGCCTCCTGCTCTGGGCGGCCGACGGCTTCCCCTACTGCTTCCCGCTGGTTGCGCTCGTCACCGGTCTCTCCAGCACCGGACACCGCCGGGTGGGCGACATGGCGACCAACACCGTGGTGATCGACAAGATGTGGGTGGACCATCCGTTGCCGATCCCGGGCCTCACCGGCGACGCAGCCACGGCGCCGACCGCCGTCGCCGCGCCCTTCGGGGCCAGCACACCGCCGCCGCCGGCACCGACCACCACGCCACCCACCGCGCCGCCCGTCATTGCGCCACCCACCGCACCGCCGGCTCCCTCCCCGGCCGCGCCGCCTCCGCCCGCCGCCGGCCCGCCCGTCGCCCCGCCGGCGAGCGCGCCGCCCGCACCGCGTCCGCCGGTCGATCCCCCGCCGCCCCGGTCCTTCGCGGACGAAACGGTCATCCGCGAGCCGGAGCCCCCCGCCCCGAGGCCGCCGGTCGATCCGCCCGCACCCGAGGCCTTCGCTGACGAAACGGTCGTCTTGGAGCCGGAGCCCGCCCCTCCGGAGCCCGCCCCACCGGCGCCTCCGGCCCCCACGCCCCCACCGGCTCCCACACCCCCGCCGGCCCCCGATCCGGCCCCGCCCGCACCGGCGCAGCCGGGCATCGACGCACCCCAATGGGACGCCGCGCGCGACACCTACATTCAATGGGACCCCGAATTGGCCGAATGGATGGAGTGGTCCGAGGCCGCCGGCGCCTGGATCCCGATCTCGCAGTAG
- the uppS gene encoding polyprenyl diphosphate synthase has translation MSPDDLDPTRIPRHIACVMDGNGRWAQARGLPRTEGHKAGEHSLFEVVDACLDAGVEWLTVYAFSTENWRRPKDEVRFLINFNEEILLRRRDELHERGVRIRFVGRRDWRVPKRLIKRMDESIELTRGNRKLTFTIAFNYGGRAEIVDAVREIAASGISPGKITEKTIAKHLYDNEMPDPDLMIRTSGEFRISNFLLWELAYSELIFTDTPWPEFGREALFEAIADFQERERRYGGVNGA, from the coding sequence GTGTCTCCCGACGATCTCGATCCGACGCGGATCCCCCGCCACATCGCGTGCGTCATGGACGGCAACGGACGATGGGCGCAGGCCCGGGGTCTGCCCCGCACCGAGGGTCACAAGGCCGGCGAACACTCGCTGTTCGAGGTCGTCGACGCGTGCCTCGATGCCGGCGTCGAATGGTTGACGGTCTACGCGTTCAGCACCGAGAACTGGCGCCGGCCCAAGGACGAGGTCCGCTTCCTCATCAACTTCAACGAGGAGATCCTCCTACGCCGTCGCGACGAGCTGCACGAGCGGGGCGTGCGCATCCGCTTCGTCGGCCGGCGCGACTGGCGAGTGCCGAAGCGGCTCATCAAGCGCATGGACGAGTCCATCGAGCTGACCCGGGGCAACCGCAAGCTGACGTTCACGATCGCGTTCAACTATGGCGGCCGAGCCGAGATCGTCGACGCGGTACGCGAGATCGCGGCGTCCGGGATCTCACCCGGGAAGATCACCGAGAAGACGATCGCGAAGCATCTCTACGACAACGAGATGCCGGACCCGGATCTCATGATCCGCACCTCCGGCGAGTTCCGGATCAGCAACTTCCTCCTGTGGGAGCTGGCGTACAGCGAGCTGATCTTCACCGACACGCCCTGGCCGGAGTTCGGGCGCGAGGCGCTGTTCGAGGCGATCGCCGACTTCCAGGAACGCGAGCGTCGCTACGGCGGCGTCAACGGGGCCTGA
- a CDS encoding ferric reductase-like transmembrane domain-containing protein translates to MSEQVWWYATRAAGMMTWTTATASVVFGLLLSTKKIRARTGPWFLDLHRFLGGVSVVFLIAHILTLWADGYVDFGPRELFVPGASEWKPEAIAWGIIAAYLIIAVEVTSLLRARVNTTVWRVIHFSSFAAMIGGSYHAFLAGSDVDNPVTWAIAGIGSLLVMGLVSMRLQRQDPDEAGSARLADNRAILEEMRQRLQDLPVPETTPQPQISSPGPSGALPRRAPVSEALPGIEHSTPGTPGEPVGFSEDPFAAVPLSGADPQLGTWASPSTADPFLAREAGWDDGADLFDDGPQDTPTPDLFATVMPDDPFGDMSGNPFDPVEPTPTAIHAPTPAPAPAPAPQPVASAGGPPPLPTAIDPVTGEPDEAAYTAWLKDWLAYAERYGDEAPDDPSRQ, encoded by the coding sequence GTGAGTGAACAAGTGTGGTGGTACGCCACCCGCGCTGCCGGGATGATGACCTGGACGACAGCGACCGCGTCGGTCGTTTTCGGCCTCCTGCTGTCGACGAAGAAGATCCGCGCCCGCACGGGCCCGTGGTTCCTCGACCTCCATCGTTTCCTCGGCGGGGTCTCGGTCGTCTTCCTGATCGCCCACATCCTCACGCTCTGGGCCGACGGCTATGTCGACTTCGGCCCCCGTGAGCTCTTCGTCCCGGGCGCGAGCGAATGGAAGCCCGAGGCGATCGCCTGGGGCATCATCGCCGCGTATCTCATCATCGCGGTCGAGGTGACGTCCCTGCTGCGGGCGCGCGTCAACACCACGGTCTGGCGGGTGATCCACTTCTCGTCGTTCGCCGCGATGATCGGCGGCAGCTATCACGCCTTCCTGGCCGGCAGCGATGTCGACAACCCGGTCACGTGGGCCATCGCCGGCATCGGTTCCCTCCTCGTCATGGGGCTGGTCTCGATGCGGCTCCAACGCCAGGATCCGGACGAGGCCGGCTCGGCTCGCCTCGCCGACAATCGCGCCATCCTCGAGGAGATGCGCCAGCGGCTCCAGGACCTTCCCGTCCCCGAGACGACCCCGCAGCCTCAGATCAGCAGCCCCGGTCCATCGGGCGCGCTGCCCCGCCGGGCGCCGGTTTCCGAAGCCCTGCCCGGCATCGAACACTCGACGCCGGGCACCCCGGGCGAGCCCGTCGGCTTCTCCGAGGATCCGTTCGCCGCGGTGCCGCTCAGCGGCGCCGACCCGCAGCTCGGCACCTGGGCCAGCCCCTCGACCGCCGACCCGTTCCTCGCTCGAGAAGCGGGGTGGGACGACGGCGCCGATCTCTTCGACGACGGGCCGCAGGACACGCCGACCCCGGACCTCTTCGCCACGGTCATGCCCGACGATCCGTTCGGCGACATGTCCGGCAATCCGTTCGACCCCGTCGAACCCACGCCGACGGCGATCCACGCCCCCACGCCGGCCCCTGCGCCGGCGCCCGCGCCGCAGCCGGTCGCCAGCGCCGGTGGCCCTCCGCCGTTGCCGACCGCGATCGACCCGGTCACCGGCGAACCGGACGAGGCCGCCTACACCGCCTGGCTCAAGGACTGGCTGGCGTACGCGGAGCGGTACGGCGACGAAGCGCCGGACGACCCGTCGCGTCAGTAG
- a CDS encoding ATP-dependent DNA helicase, which produces MTEEPVDLAEQTLATLDEVTVALPGGGERRDGQRDMAAAVAAAIADNGHVVVQAGTGTGKSLAYLVPLALSGKTAIVATATKALQDQLAGKDLPFLADHIPGGIDYAVLKGRSNYLCLQRLDEAEADDRLGLELDDEKTSPSLDSDLLDRLRVFAASTETGDRTELPDIDDRTWRLVSVGRDECPGANRCPAGDDCLAERARRKAAAADVIVVNLHLYAIEVMVEGILPEHDLVVIDEAHQLEDIVSEAAGRTISPARLQAAARAASTVLADRDAPVGVEEAATLLHALLEPRVGDRLTEGLDDESGATLDVVRGRVDALLNALRAVPKDAPADTAAKALRARQTITSLLDDIDYVRWPIDTEVLWVDGPPNNPALRSTPVAVDALLAENLWAKRSGVLTSATLPGKTAAQLGLPGSTPTLDVGSPFDYEKNALLYCPTDLPDPRAEGHREARQAELEALIVAAGGRTLALFTSWAAMRDAAEHLDGRLPWKVLVQGEGSKMALLDSFVEDPEACLFATMSFWQGVDVPGSTCNLVVIDKLPFPRPDDPVLQARRERAGSAAFRVIDLPRAATLLAQGAGRLIRSATDRGVVAVLDPRLATSRSYRWDLINALPPMRRTKDRAEAEALLRELRDAD; this is translated from the coding sequence GTGACGGAAGAACCGGTGGACCTGGCCGAGCAGACGCTCGCGACGCTCGACGAGGTGACCGTGGCGCTCCCGGGCGGAGGCGAGCGCCGCGACGGACAGCGGGACATGGCCGCCGCGGTGGCCGCCGCGATCGCCGACAACGGCCATGTCGTCGTGCAGGCCGGAACGGGCACAGGCAAGTCCCTCGCCTACCTCGTGCCGCTGGCGTTGTCGGGGAAGACGGCGATCGTGGCCACGGCCACCAAGGCGTTGCAGGACCAGCTCGCCGGGAAGGACCTTCCGTTCCTCGCCGACCACATCCCGGGCGGCATCGACTACGCCGTCCTCAAGGGCCGCTCCAACTATCTCTGCCTGCAGCGCCTGGACGAAGCGGAAGCGGACGACCGTCTCGGGCTCGAACTCGACGACGAGAAGACGTCGCCATCGCTCGACAGCGACCTCCTCGATCGCCTCCGCGTGTTCGCCGCATCGACCGAGACCGGCGACCGCACCGAACTTCCCGACATCGACGACCGCACCTGGCGCCTCGTCAGCGTCGGCCGCGACGAGTGCCCCGGCGCGAACCGCTGTCCGGCCGGCGACGACTGTCTCGCCGAACGGGCCCGCCGCAAGGCCGCCGCCGCGGACGTGATCGTCGTGAACCTCCACCTCTACGCGATCGAGGTGATGGTCGAGGGCATCCTCCCCGAGCACGACCTCGTCGTCATCGACGAGGCCCACCAGCTCGAGGACATCGTGTCGGAGGCCGCGGGCCGCACGATCAGCCCGGCCCGTCTGCAGGCCGCGGCACGCGCCGCGAGCACCGTGCTGGCCGATCGCGACGCGCCGGTCGGCGTGGAGGAGGCGGCCACGCTGCTCCACGCGCTGCTCGAGCCGCGGGTCGGCGATCGGCTCACCGAGGGGCTCGACGACGAGTCCGGCGCGACGCTCGATGTCGTCCGCGGGCGCGTGGATGCGCTCCTCAACGCCCTGCGGGCCGTGCCGAAGGACGCGCCGGCGGACACCGCGGCGAAGGCCCTCCGGGCGCGCCAGACGATCACCTCGCTGCTCGACGACATCGACTACGTCCGCTGGCCGATCGACACCGAGGTGCTCTGGGTCGACGGACCGCCGAACAACCCGGCGCTGCGGTCGACCCCGGTCGCGGTCGACGCCCTCCTGGCCGAGAACCTGTGGGCGAAGCGCAGCGGGGTGCTCACCTCGGCCACCCTGCCGGGCAAGACGGCCGCACAGCTCGGCCTCCCGGGTTCGACGCCGACGCTCGATGTCGGCAGCCCGTTCGACTACGAGAAGAACGCCCTGCTCTACTGCCCCACCGATCTGCCCGACCCGCGCGCCGAAGGCCATCGCGAGGCCCGGCAGGCCGAGTTGGAAGCCCTCATCGTCGCCGCCGGCGGCCGCACCCTCGCCCTGTTCACCAGCTGGGCGGCGATGCGCGACGCCGCCGAACATCTCGACGGGCGCCTGCCCTGGAAGGTCCTGGTCCAGGGCGAAGGGTCGAAGATGGCCCTGCTGGATTCGTTCGTCGAGGATCCCGAGGCGTGCCTGTTCGCGACGATGTCGTTCTGGCAGGGCGTGGACGTGCCCGGCTCGACCTGCAACCTCGTCGTGATCGACAAGCTGCCGTTCCCCCGCCCCGACGACCCGGTGCTACAGGCCCGTCGTGAACGGGCGGGATCCGCCGCCTTCCGGGTGATCGACCTGCCCCGGGCGGCCACGCTGCTCGCGCAGGGGGCCGGCCGGCTGATCCGCTCCGCCACCGACCGCGGGGTGGTCGCGGTGCTCGATCCACGGCTGGCAACGTCACGTTCGTATCGCTGGGATCTCATCAACGCGCTTCCCCCCATGCGGCGCACCAAGGACCGGGCCGAGGCCGAGGCCCTGCTGCGCGAGCTCCGCGACGCGGACTGA
- a CDS encoding FAD:protein FMN transferase, producing the protein MPADLIVSGRERRAVGRAMGSDYLVVVHERDAGLVADVRVELAGLEQRWSRFLADSEISMLNRAEGRPVIVSPETFAVVADAVEGSRATQGRFDPTVHDALVGLGYDRTFEQIADIDGIEAAAGTPTAAPGVAAIRLDEQLHAITLPRGVRLDLGGIGKGAAADLLCDRLIERGARGAAVSIGGDTRVRGESPSGGTWRATHEGEPLDLPPLVDGGVCTSAITKRRWQVGGATHHHLVDPRSGESLDPTIDSVTVVGATAAQAEVLAKAAMVAGRAAPALLAGFGVAAVIRWATNH; encoded by the coding sequence ATGCCAGCTGACCTGATCGTCTCCGGACGCGAGCGTCGGGCCGTCGGTCGAGCGATGGGCTCCGACTATCTGGTGGTCGTGCACGAGCGCGACGCCGGACTCGTCGCCGACGTGCGGGTCGAGCTCGCCGGTCTCGAGCAACGGTGGAGCCGCTTCCTCGCGGACTCCGAGATCTCGATGCTGAACCGGGCCGAGGGGCGCCCCGTGATCGTGTCGCCGGAGACGTTCGCCGTCGTGGCCGACGCCGTCGAGGGTTCCCGGGCGACCCAGGGCCGCTTCGACCCCACCGTGCACGACGCGCTCGTGGGGCTCGGTTACGACCGCACGTTCGAGCAGATCGCGGACATCGACGGGATCGAGGCAGCCGCCGGTACCCCGACCGCCGCGCCCGGCGTCGCCGCGATCCGACTCGACGAGCAGCTACACGCCATCACCCTGCCACGCGGTGTGCGGCTCGATCTCGGGGGGATCGGCAAGGGCGCGGCCGCCGACCTTCTCTGTGACCGCCTGATCGAGCGCGGGGCGCGCGGTGCGGCCGTGTCGATCGGTGGCGACACCCGGGTCCGGGGCGAGAGCCCCTCCGGTGGAACCTGGCGAGCCACCCACGAGGGCGAACCGCTGGACCTGCCGCCGCTCGTCGACGGGGGCGTCTGCACGAGCGCCATCACCAAGCGGCGCTGGCAGGTCGGCGGAGCCACCCACCACCATCTCGTCGACCCCCGCTCGGGCGAATCGCTCGACCCGACGATCGACTCCGTCACCGTCGTCGGCGCCACGGCCGCGCAGGCCGAGGTCCTCGCCAAGGCGGCGATGGTCGCCGGGCGGGCGGCGCCGGCCCTGCTCGCGGGATTCGGTGTCGCCGCCGTGATCCGCTGGGCCACGAACCACTGA
- the recO gene encoding DNA repair protein RecO, which yields MALYRDHAVVLRSWKLGEADRIISLHTHDHGKVRGVAKGVRRTKSKFGARLEPLSHVSVQLYRGRGDLDTITQVETVDRFGSLRDDPDRFARAEAVLEAVDQVSQDREPDRVLHVMLVRALRTLNEKDSPLVVAAFFLKLLAHEGLQPELHLCVDCGSTDGLESFDFDDGGVRCHEHRRGRPITPGAVALMQRILGGGLAGVLDEQVGAATGEVDMLSTALLEHHLERRLRSVAVLDQTAT from the coding sequence ATGGCCCTCTACCGCGATCACGCCGTCGTGCTGCGATCGTGGAAGCTCGGCGAGGCCGACCGGATCATCAGCCTCCACACCCACGACCACGGCAAGGTCCGCGGCGTCGCGAAGGGCGTGCGCCGCACCAAGTCGAAGTTCGGCGCCCGGCTCGAGCCGCTCAGCCACGTGTCCGTGCAGCTCTATCGCGGGCGGGGCGACCTCGACACGATCACCCAGGTCGAGACCGTCGACCGGTTCGGGTCGCTGCGTGACGATCCGGACCGTTTCGCCCGCGCCGAGGCCGTGCTCGAGGCCGTCGACCAGGTCTCCCAGGACCGTGAACCTGACCGGGTGCTCCACGTCATGCTGGTGCGGGCCCTGCGCACGCTGAACGAGAAGGACTCGCCGCTCGTCGTGGCCGCGTTCTTCCTGAAGCTGCTGGCCCACGAGGGGCTCCAGCCCGAACTCCACCTCTGCGTCGACTGCGGATCGACCGATGGGTTGGAGTCGTTCGACTTCGACGACGGCGGCGTGCGCTGCCACGAGCACCGCCGCGGCCGGCCGATCACCCCCGGTGCCGTGGCGTTGATGCAGCGGATCCTCGGCGGCGGTCTCGCCGGGGTCCTCGACGAGCAGGTCGGCGCGGCCACGGGTGAGGTCGACATGCTGTCGACCGCGCTCCTCGAGCATCACCTGGAGCGGCGGCTGCGATCGGTCGCCGTCCTCGATCAGACGGCGACCTGA